CAGCGATTATCGGTCGGAATAAACAATGTTGCTGGCGCGTACACCGTTTCCTTCACGGGCGGGGAGGCTTACATCAAGCCGATCCGGGAGTTCTTCAAGCGGCACAAGGGGGCAAATCACTTTCTGTGGACCCCGCCGCTTGAGGTGCAAGGGGCGTTCATCACTACCGGTGGATGGCAACTGCAAACCCATGGCAACAAGAAGTACACCCTCAGCACCACTTTCCAGCAGGTATTTAACCCATGATCACTTTGGACGACCAGAAGCTCGAGCCGGGCGCGGTTATTCAGCTGATTGAGTTGGACGGCGAGGCGCGTGGAATGGGCATCTTGCGGTATCACGCGCATCAACAGTCCACGCCGATCATCTGGAAGGGCGACGTGTATCTACCACGTCCTTATGAGACCGGCGGGTTCGGGCGCAGCGTTGAAGGCAACAACTCCACACCCATGCTGAAGATCAGCAATATCGACGGAACGATTACAGCGCTATGCCGGCGATTCCAGGGGATGAGCGGGGTCAAGCTGACGGTTCGGCAGACCTACGTCAAATACCTAGACCCTGCGAATTTCCCAGAGGGCAACCCGACGGCCAGCACCATGGAAAGGCTCGACATCTCATATATCAACCAGGTCACCAGCCTGTTGCGTGAAGAGGTGGTGTTTTCGTTGGCCCCTCCGACTGCTGTTAAGGGTCAGAGGTTGCCGGGCGGCCTGATCATGAACCGGTGCGAATGGTGCCTTTGGGGCGAGTACCGTGGCCCGGACTGCAACTACACCGGGATCAAGATGTTCGACCTCGACGGCAACCCAGTGGACGACCCGGCACTGGATCGCTGTGGCGGCCGGCCAAGTGACTGCGAAATCCGCTTTGGCAAGGGCAACCCGTTGTCGTTCGGCGGCGCCCCTGGCGCTGCGCTTATTGGATAGACCCCATGAACAAGACGATGCTGAAACAAATTCAGGCGCACGCTGCGGCGGAGTTTCCGAAGGAAAGCTGCGGCGTGGTGATCCGTGAGGCCGGGCGGCTGAAGTACGTTGCCTGCCGCAACGATGCCAAGACCCCCAGCGAGCACTTCATCATCAACCCCGAGGATAAGTGTGACGCTGAGGACCGTGGCGAGGTGACGATGATCATTCACTCTCATCCCGACGTTCCACCCATGCCGAGCATGACCGATCGTGTCAGCTGCGAATTGCATGAAAAGCCGTGGGGTATTGTGAGCTGGCCGTCTGGCGAGTACTTCGAATTCAAGCCTGATGGTTACCAGGCCCCGCTGGTTGGCCGCGAGTTCGGCCATGGTCTGCTGGACTGCTATGCCCTGTGCCGCGATTACTACGAGCGCGAGCATGGGATTGAATTGCCGAACTACCCACGCCGGGACGGCTGGTGGAACGATGGTGAGAGCCTCTACGAGAAGTACTACGAGGAGGCCGGTTTCTATCCGGTTTCGATGCCGCGCAAGGGTGACATGATCGTCATGCAGATCAACGCCGCTGCACCGAACCATGCAGGAATCTATCTGGGTGACGGCTTGCTGACCAGTGCCCCGGAGCTGCACCCGGCCCCGGGCACCTTCCTGCATCATCGCTACAGCAAGAAATCCACCCGCGACGTTTACGGCGGCATGTGGGCTGATTACACCGTGCTGATTCTTCGGCACCAACGAATGCCGGAGGTTGACTGATGGCAATGAAAACTACGGTTAACCCGCAGCCTTTGGTGGTGCTGGTGATGCTTTATGGTGTGCTTGGCGCCCGGTTCGGTCGCGTTCACCACCTGGCCGTAGCGTCATGCGCTGAGGCGATTCATGCGTTGTGCGTGAAGATCCCCGGCTTCAGACGGTTCTTGCGCTTTTCGGAAGAGCGCGGCCTGACCTACGCAGTGTTCCGCGGGAAGAAGAACCTGAGCGATACCGAGATTGAGATGCGCCAGGACACCGTTGAGCCGATCCGTATTGCGCCAATTGTGATTGGCAGCAAGGGAGGCGGCTTGTTCGCCACCATTGCAGGTCTTGCCCTGGTGGTGGTCGGTGCAATCACCCAGCAGTACTACTTGGTAGCAGCTGGTGCTGGCCTGATGATTGGCGGTATCGCCATGAGTATGTCCCCGTCACCGGTGGGCGTGCTGGACAAGGAGGGCGATGGCAACAGGCCGTCCTATGCGTTCGGCGGGGCGGTCACCACGATGGCCCAGGGGCGCTGCAAACCACTTCTGTATGGCGAACGCGATATCGGTGGCGCCCTCATCTCGGCTGGCGTCTTTTCGGAAGATCAGCAGTAAGGAAAACCCATGTCTAAAATCGCAACAGCGCCTGCTGCAAAGCATCGGCGCCGGCCTACTGCTGCCCGCGTTTTGGGCGCCAAGGGGGGCGAGCAGAAGCCATACACGCCCTACAAGGCACCCGATACTGCGCTTTCTGTTGCCACTGTAAAATTGCTCTATGCCTTGAGTGAGGGCCCAATCGTCGGCCTGGTCGATGATAAGAAGTCGGTAAAACTCAACGGCACGCCGCTGGTCTCGCCTGACGGTAGCGAGAACTTTCCCGGTACCGTTTGGGATTTCCGCCCGGGCACTGTGGACCAAGAACACATTCCAGGCTTTCCGGCCATTGAGAACGAGGCGTCCCAGGGGCTGCCGGTTGAGTTGAAGTCGGATAACGCCTGGACGCGTGCGATCACTGATCAGCAGTTGTCGGCTGTGCGCATCCGTTTGTCCTGGCCGCAAATTTGGCAGGTCAAGACGAATGGCGACCAGATCGGCTACCGCATCGACTACGCCATTGATCTTTCCGTAGATGGCGGAAGCTATCAAACGGTTTTGTCGGCGACCCTGGACGACAAAGGGACAACCGAATACGAGCGCACCCATCGAATCGACCTCCCTGAGGGCTTCACCAGTGCGCTGGTTCGCGTGCGCCGACTCACCCCCAACCGAAACGATTCCAATTTTGCGGACCTGATGCGCATCAAGGGGCTGACGGAGGTAATCGACAAGAAGCTCCGCTATCCGAACCTGGCGCTGGGCGGCCTGCAGTTCGATGCCAAGCAATTCCAGGACACGCCAAAGGCCAGCTTCCTGATGCGCGGCCGAATTATTCAGGTACCGACGAATTACAACCCAGAGACCCGGACCTATACAGGTGACTGGAACGGCACCTTTAAGCTTGCCTATACAAATAACCCGGTCTGGGTTTGGCGCGACCTGCTGTTGCATCGTCGCTATGGCTTGGGCCGCCGCATCACCGCTGACATGGTGGATCACTGGACGCTGTACGAGATCGGTCGCTATTGCGACGTGATGGTGCCAGACGGCAAGGGCGGTATGCAGCCGCGTATGACCACCAATGTCTATATTCAGGATTCGATTGAGGGATACGCGCTCCTTTCGGATCTGGCCAGCGTGTTCCGTGGCAGCAGCTGCTGGAACGGCTCGCAGGTCACTATGGTGGCGGACATTCCCGGCAACGAGGACGGCTACGTTTTCACCCGCTCGAACATTATTGGCGAGTTCGAGATGGTGGGTGCCGCCTATCCTGATCGGCACACCAGGGCAAAAGTCGCATGGGATAACCCGGAAAACGAGTTCAAGACCCAACCGGCTCCGGTAACCAATGAGGAACTGATCGGCGCCCTCGGGCACCGGATGCTGGATATCTCGCGTTTCGGCTGTACCGTGGAGGGAGAAGCAATCCGTCACGGTATCTGGGCGCTCAAGTCTGAGCAGTATGAGGAGTGGTCGGTAAGCTTCACCACCGGCATGGAAGGCCGCAACGTCGAGCCTGGCCAGATTATCTGCGTGGCAGATGAAACCTTCGCTGGCCGGCCAAATGGCGGTCGGATCAGTGCGGCCACCAGGCGCGTGATAACTCTCGACATTGACGCCGAGGTACACGAGGAGGACCGTCTGATCCTCAACTTGCCGAGCGGCAAATCCGAAGGTCGTATCGTAAAGTCGGTCTCCGGGCGCCTGGTCACCGTCATGGCAGACTATTCGGAGCTCCCAGAGGCTGAATGCAGTTGGTCCGTGGAAAGTGCTGATCTGGCCGTGATGCGCTTTCGTGTGCAGACCATCGAGCCGCAAGGGCTGCACCAGTTCAAGATAGCTGCCACTCAACATGAGCCCCTTAAGTACCAGGCGATCGACACTGGCGCACGCATTGACCCACAGCCAACGAGCATCATTCCACCAGGGGTGATGTCTCCGCCGGATAACGTCAGCATCGAGGCGCGCAGCGTCGTATCGCAAGGCATTGCTGTTACCAGTATGCGTATCACCTGGGACTCGGTACCGGGGGCCATTGCGTACAACGTGGAATGGCGCAAGGACAGCGGAAACTGGATCCGCTTGCCGCGCACGGGGAGCTTGGGTGCAGAAGTTGAGGGCATCTACAGCGGTCGCTACGTTGCTCGGGTTAGCTCGGTCAACGCAATGGACGTGGCCTCTATTTGGGGCGCCAGCCCTGAAGTGATGCTGACAGGCAAGACCGGCCTGCCACCGGCGGTGTCGTTCCTAACCACCACCAGCCTTGTATATGGCATTGGCATTCAGTGGGGATTCCCACCAGGTGCAGAGGACACTGAGCGCACGGAACTTTGGTACAGCCAAACGGCTGACCTGGCGACCGCGATAAAGCTGAGCGACTTCAGTTACCCGCAAGCCAAGCACGAAATGCACAGCCTGTTGGCTGGCGCGAGTCTGTTCTTCTGGGCTCGCCTGGTGGATCGGACCGGCAACGTCGGCCCATTCTTCCCTGTACCTGGTGCGGTCAATGGTCAGGCCAGTTCGGATCAATCCGAGTATGAAAAATACTTTGCGGACAAGATCGGAAAGGGCGCCCTGTACCAAAGCCTTCGAGAAGAGATCGAGCTGATTACAGGTGATGGTCCAGGATCTGTGAATGAACGCCTGGAGGAGGCCAAGCAGGAACTTGAAGACCTGATCAAGAAAGTGAGCGATGCCCTCGCTTACGACCCGGCAAAGCCGTATTTGAAGGGCGAAATCGTGCGTCTGGATCAACGCCTCTACCAAGCGAAAGGCCCTGTGCCTGTCGGCGCAACGCCGCCCGACGCCACGTACTGGACCGATATTGGCACCATCATTGAGACCACTGACGCGCTGGTGTCGCAGGTCCAGATCATCGAAACCAAGATCGAGGAAATCGACGGCAAGGTGTTGGCCACCGCTACCTCCGTCGAGGCGTTGCGTTCTGCTGCTCGGGGTGATGATGGCGCTGGCGATCTTGCCGACGCAGTCAAGGGTTGGACATCCACGGCGGATCTTGCCGTTGAGCGTAAAACCCGAGCCAGCGAAAATGATGCGATGGCCCAGCAATTGCTGACCTTGGGCGCACAGGTTGGTGACAACAAGTCGTCGCTGACGGTGCTTGAGCAGGTTGTTGCCACCAACCGCGAAACGTCCGCAACGCAGATCACCCAACTCAAGAGTGACCTGTCTGCGGTTGATCAAAAGGCGATCGGCAATGCCCAAGCGATTAATGGCCTCGACACGAAGGTCACCAACTTGGACGGGCGGGTCACGGCCCAGGCATCCAGCAATGAATCACTGCGTGCTTCGGTGCGTGGTGACGACGGCGCCGGCGAACTGGCGGGGGCGTTGAAAGCGTATGAGTCCACCGCAAGTATCGCCCAGCAGATGCGTGTTGAAGCATCTCGCGAATTAGCAACTGCTGAGCGGCTGACTACCTTGCAGGCCGGGATTGATAGCGCGAAGGGGCTTATTCAGCAGGAGGAGCTGGTAAGAGCCACAGCGATAGAAGTGCAGTCCAAACGGACTGATACGGTCCAGGCCAGTCTGGGCCAGACCAATGCATCGGTTCAGCAGGTGAGTCAGGTCGTAGCGGGCCTTGACGGCAAGGTATCGGCACAGACAACCATCAAGGCCCAGACCAATGTGGACGGAAAGAAAGTAATGGCGGGGCTCGCTCTGGGCAGCGATGGGGAGACGTCCGAAATTCTGGCGTTTGCTCAGCGATTCGCCATTATCGACGAGGTCAGTGGCGCTGCAACTTTCCCGTTTGTGGTTTCTGGCGGGCAGGTGTTCATTAGTTCGGCAGTAATTAAGACGGGCATGATCACCAATGCCATGATCGGTAATTACATTCAGTCAAATAACTACGTGGCAGGGGTCAGCGGGTGGAGGCTTTCATTCGACGGTACGTTTGAAATGAACGGGAATATTGCTGGCCTTGGCACCATGAGGCTAACCAATACATTCCTTAAATTCATTTACGCCAACGGTGTGGTTGGTATTGATCTGAGTCTCTAATATGGTCGGATTAGTAATAAGGGATCGCGATACGGGTCTGGTTAAAGTCGATATGACTATGAGTATTAGCCAGACCCAAGGATCAGTGGTTACCAACTCTGCGAATGGTTCAATAGCGATCCCGGCACCGCCCCCTGGAAAGGTCCAGTTTCCAATCGTCGTTCCTCTTCAGGACAGGCAGCTCGAAAAGGGAAAGGTCCCGTCGGTAACCATATCCAACGGGGTTCTCTCTTGGATCTACTCGTACAACACCAATGGCTGGGGTAATTTTTCAGCCAATTGCATTATTTACTACGGTTATTATTAATGGCTAATCTCGTAGTTAAAAAACAAGATGGCAGTCTTCTGTTTGATACGGCCAAAATTACCTATGGTCTTGTGAAAAGCGGAAACCTGAGCGTCATCGAGACCTGGTGGCGCCGGAGTTTTAAAGGAGGGAACGTAGATCCTAATTGGGGGGGGAACTGGACAAGCTCAGGTGTAAGTCCTAGCGTTGCCTTGTCAGATGTTATTTATGGCTTCACTGTGGTTGGAGCCTCGTCGCCAATCGTGTTTCTCACTGGCAGCGGCTGCTTGCAGGGGACAAAGATTTCCGGCGATTCAATGACTTTTCTTTACACCAACGCAAGCGTAAATACTAAGTTCTATTGCTTTGATTTGATGAAGGACGCTATTGCGGGGTCTCCGTACTTGAAAACCCGGCAAACGGACGGTGCAATGACGTTTAACTCTCTGCAACTGGCCTTGAATGTAGTTGCATCCATTCAAGCGCCTCCGCCGACGGGAACGCAGGAGTCGCAATATCCAATCCCATCGGGTAGCAGGCCATACGCGAATGCCGTCTTGAATGTTGAGCAGCGCGAAACACCTCCCAGTTACCAGTCAAATATATTTACCGCCAAGGTAACGATTAATATCAAGCCGGGCGTTGAGTACGCCGCGTACCTTCCCTGGAGTAGGGGGTGTCAGATCTGGTTGTACGGTCTCAATGAGTCGAAGCCGACCTATCGTTATGGGGGGAGCGAGGGGTGTGGCGGTGTCGTAGGAGGCATTCAGTTTATGTTCGGGCCTGCTGGGGGGACACCTCAAGATCACCCGACGGTTGTGAGTGGTACTCCAATGCCACCAAACTTTTCGCAAGTTGCAACGGATAGGCTACCGACCGCGTTGGTGATCGAGACGGCCAACCTGCCATTTCCCTTCAACTGATTTATTAGCTCAAAGAGCCCGCCGTGTGCGGGTAATTTTTTGTCTGGAGAAAAATATGGCTTCTTGGTTTTCAGAAGGAACCGTCACCGTCAATAACGGCAACACCGTTGTGACTGGTGTCGGTACGAAGTTTTCAAACTGCCGCTCTGGCGATATGTTTGTCGGTCCAGATAACGGCGTCTATCAGGTTATAAACCCGTCGAGCGATACCTCCGTGTCGATCTCGCCGGCTTATCGCGGAGCCAATGCCTCCGGCGCGTCCTACGGCATTGTCCCTGTAAACGGCTACCCAAAGGCCCTGGCCGATGCGGTCAACCTGATGGTTCAGCAGTGGGGAGCCACGCTCGCAGGACTTGGTCCCGTCTCCAGTATGGCGGTTGTCCCGTTTGCAAATGGTGGTACAGGTACTACCACCAAGGCAGCAGCCAAGGTGGCACTGGACCTGGGTACCGCTTCTGCAAAAAACTTTGGCCTTACTAACGGCGACTTGATTCCGGCGGGCGTACTCAGCGGGATGTTTTCCAATGTTGCCCCAGACGCCTATCAAATGGACAGACCTGGCGAGCCCGGGCAACAAGGAGCTTTCTACAAGTTTCTGAATAACGGATCTTCGTCTGGGCTGAGCTACTCAACCCTGATTCGAATTCCGTACAACGTTGGATATGAGGCGCAGATTTTCATTCCTGTGTCGCAAGGCACCGGTTCGCTGCTCTTCCGCACCACGCCTGGTGCCGCTGGAACCTTCGGCCCCACGTATAGCGTTTACCACACTGGAAACACCACTCGTGCCGCAGACGGCACCTTAAAGGCTATTTAAATGACTACTCGCGCAGCGGTAAACATTCTAGGCGCAACTGGCGCTGTCATTGACATCGCCTCCCTGGGTGTCGACTCCATTACCACAGAACACCCAGGCCCCGGCCAGTACCTGGTCTACGGCACGCTCGGGATGGCGCTGGCCCCTGAAGGTTGGGGCTACGTTTTGAACCAGATGGATGCGGCTTGCTCAGTAGCGATCAGCTACCATGACGGAGTGCTGGCGGTGAGCGTTGCAAAAGACGGTGAGCCTGCAGATCTGGCACACAGTATTACTCTGCATGTGGCAGTTGACGCCCTGCCGGCCCAGGAGATTCCTCAATTGCCCCCAACTCCAGCCGATCCCCTGGAAGCCGCCCAGGAAGAAATCGCTAAGCTACGTTCAGCCGCCGACTACGCTATCGCGCCACTTCAGGATGCGGTTGATGTCGACGAAGCCACGGATGCGGAGCTCGCTGCCCTGAAGGTATGGAAGAAGTATCGGCTGGCGCTTAGCCGAGTGGTCGACCAGGCGGATTATCCGCAATCCATTGAATGGCCCGTCATTCCGGCTTAACGGGTACCGCGCACCACCAGCCGCCTTGAGCGGTATTTTTTCGCCTGGAGAAAAGCCATGCCTATCACCGAGCAGCAAATGCTGCAGATACTCCCGAACGCCGGCCGCAATGCCGGCGTTTTTGTTCCTGTGCTGAATGCGGCGATGAGTCGACACGCCATTGTCACCCCGCCGCGCATCGCGGCGTTCATCGCCCAGGTCGGGCATGAGTCGGGCCAGTTGCGTTACGTGCGGGAGATTTGGGGACCAACGCAGCAACAGGCCGGGTACGAAGGTCGTGCCGATCTGGGCAACACCGTGAAGGGTGACGGTTCCAGGTACCGTGGTCGTGGCCTGATCCAGGTCACTGGGCGTGCCAACTATGCCGCGTGCGGCGAGGCCCTGGGGCTGGACCTGATCAACAAGCCTGAATTGCTTGAGTTGCCCCAGCACGCCGCCATGTCAGCGGCCTGGTTCTGGTCGACCAAAGGCCTAAACACGCTGGCGGATCAGGGGCAGTTCGCGAAGATCACCCGACGTATCAACGGTGGGCTTACCGGCCAGGACGACCGCCAGGCGCTGTATGAAAAAGCGCTAAAGATCATGGGGTGAAGCTGTCGCAGAAGATCTGCGAAAGGGTCGTGGTACACAAATATGCACTGAAAGTACTGGCGTTAATTGCGTGAGGTAGTTTTATATCTGTATAAAGCTCTACTGGAAATACCTCCTAATTGAAATCGAACCCAACTCGTTAAACCAGAACGGGTTGCCGTTGACTTCTACCATCTGATTAATCATCTTGCCCATGAGTCCAGATGGTATTTCGGAGTTTTTTCCCTCTGATACTCGCTGAAACTCACGAGCCATGCAGAAACTTATGAAGTCAGCTATTTCTAAGAGGAAATGACTTCCGGGTTGAACAAACTTTGGAGGATGGACTGCAATTCCTGCGCACAAATAAGTGAAAAGTCGAGTGTACTGGAGTCCTAAAAAGCACTCGTCAGCCCATCCCTCTTTTTTCGTTCCGTCTGTTGTGTCTTTAATGTTGTCAAACGTCCATCTTATGCCCTTGTTATTTTCTCTGAATATTGATAGCGTGGTAAGTAATGCCTGTTTGTAGATGTCTTGCTTTTGATGTTTTAACGCAGAGGCTCGGTCTTTTTTGTTTTCTGGTAAAATTATCGCGTTTGAAAAGTTAAATGTTGAAAGGTGCGGCTTTAGGTTTTTAATTAGCTTCGAGAGTTTTTGGCCGTAAAATATTTTTTCTTGAACACTGCTGAAGCTAAAAACTCTATCTTCTCCGCTATCACTCCAAATTTGAGTGAAGTGGTGGGGCCAAAGCTCTGGTGCCACATCTGGACGTGCAACTAGT
This genomic stretch from Pseudomonas synxantha BG33R harbors:
- a CDS encoding phage tail protein, with the translated sequence MAEVFNWSPRVGSSGDDQPDVLESKFGNGYSQRLSVGINNVAGAYTVSFTGGEAYIKPIREFFKRHKGANHFLWTPPLEVQGAFITTGGWQLQTHGNKKYTLSTTFQQVFNP
- a CDS encoding phage minor tail protein L — protein: MITLDDQKLEPGAVIQLIELDGEARGMGILRYHAHQQSTPIIWKGDVYLPRPYETGGFGRSVEGNNSTPMLKISNIDGTITALCRRFQGMSGVKLTVRQTYVKYLDPANFPEGNPTASTMERLDISYINQVTSLLREEVVFSLAPPTAVKGQRLPGGLIMNRCEWCLWGEYRGPDCNYTGIKMFDLDGNPVDDPALDRCGGRPSDCEIRFGKGNPLSFGGAPGAALIG
- a CDS encoding C40 family peptidase, producing MNKTMLKQIQAHAAAEFPKESCGVVIREAGRLKYVACRNDAKTPSEHFIINPEDKCDAEDRGEVTMIIHSHPDVPPMPSMTDRVSCELHEKPWGIVSWPSGEYFEFKPDGYQAPLVGREFGHGLLDCYALCRDYYEREHGIELPNYPRRDGWWNDGESLYEKYYEEAGFYPVSMPRKGDMIVMQINAAAPNHAGIYLGDGLLTSAPELHPAPGTFLHHRYSKKSTRDVYGGMWADYTVLILRHQRMPEVD
- a CDS encoding tail assembly protein — protein: MAMKTTVNPQPLVVLVMLYGVLGARFGRVHHLAVASCAEAIHALCVKIPGFRRFLRFSEERGLTYAVFRGKKNLSDTEIEMRQDTVEPIRIAPIVIGSKGGGLFATIAGLALVVVGAITQQYYLVAAGAGLMIGGIAMSMSPSPVGVLDKEGDGNRPSYAFGGAVTTMAQGRCKPLLYGERDIGGALISAGVFSEDQQ
- a CDS encoding phage tail protein, with amino-acid sequence MSKIATAPAAKHRRRPTAARVLGAKGGEQKPYTPYKAPDTALSVATVKLLYALSEGPIVGLVDDKKSVKLNGTPLVSPDGSENFPGTVWDFRPGTVDQEHIPGFPAIENEASQGLPVELKSDNAWTRAITDQQLSAVRIRLSWPQIWQVKTNGDQIGYRIDYAIDLSVDGGSYQTVLSATLDDKGTTEYERTHRIDLPEGFTSALVRVRRLTPNRNDSNFADLMRIKGLTEVIDKKLRYPNLALGGLQFDAKQFQDTPKASFLMRGRIIQVPTNYNPETRTYTGDWNGTFKLAYTNNPVWVWRDLLLHRRYGLGRRITADMVDHWTLYEIGRYCDVMVPDGKGGMQPRMTTNVYIQDSIEGYALLSDLASVFRGSSCWNGSQVTMVADIPGNEDGYVFTRSNIIGEFEMVGAAYPDRHTRAKVAWDNPENEFKTQPAPVTNEELIGALGHRMLDISRFGCTVEGEAIRHGIWALKSEQYEEWSVSFTTGMEGRNVEPGQIICVADETFAGRPNGGRISAATRRVITLDIDAEVHEEDRLILNLPSGKSEGRIVKSVSGRLVTVMADYSELPEAECSWSVESADLAVMRFRVQTIEPQGLHQFKIAATQHEPLKYQAIDTGARIDPQPTSIIPPGVMSPPDNVSIEARSVVSQGIAVTSMRITWDSVPGAIAYNVEWRKDSGNWIRLPRTGSLGAEVEGIYSGRYVARVSSVNAMDVASIWGASPEVMLTGKTGLPPAVSFLTTTSLVYGIGIQWGFPPGAEDTERTELWYSQTADLATAIKLSDFSYPQAKHEMHSLLAGASLFFWARLVDRTGNVGPFFPVPGAVNGQASSDQSEYEKYFADKIGKGALYQSLREEIELITGDGPGSVNERLEEAKQELEDLIKKVSDALAYDPAKPYLKGEIVRLDQRLYQAKGPVPVGATPPDATYWTDIGTIIETTDALVSQVQIIETKIEEIDGKVLATATSVEALRSAARGDDGAGDLADAVKGWTSTADLAVERKTRASENDAMAQQLLTLGAQVGDNKSSLTVLEQVVATNRETSATQITQLKSDLSAVDQKAIGNAQAINGLDTKVTNLDGRVTAQASSNESLRASVRGDDGAGELAGALKAYESTASIAQQMRVEASRELATAERLTTLQAGIDSAKGLIQQEELVRATAIEVQSKRTDTVQASLGQTNASVQQVSQVVAGLDGKVSAQTTIKAQTNVDGKKVMAGLALGSDGETSEILAFAQRFAIIDEVSGAATFPFVVSGGQVFISSAVIKTGMITNAMIGNYIQSNNYVAGVSGWRLSFDGTFEMNGNIAGLGTMRLTNTFLKFIYANGVVGIDLSL
- a CDS encoding tail fiber assembly protein; the encoded protein is MTTRAAVNILGATGAVIDIASLGVDSITTEHPGPGQYLVYGTLGMALAPEGWGYVLNQMDAACSVAISYHDGVLAVSVAKDGEPADLAHSITLHVAVDALPAQEIPQLPPTPADPLEAAQEEIAKLRSAADYAIAPLQDAVDVDEATDAELAALKVWKKYRLALSRVVDQADYPQSIEWPVIPA
- a CDS encoding glycoside hydrolase family 19 protein translates to MPITEQQMLQILPNAGRNAGVFVPVLNAAMSRHAIVTPPRIAAFIAQVGHESGQLRYVREIWGPTQQQAGYEGRADLGNTVKGDGSRYRGRGLIQVTGRANYAACGEALGLDLINKPELLELPQHAAMSAAWFWSTKGLNTLADQGQFAKITRRINGGLTGQDDRQALYEKALKIMG